The genomic DNA GGAGGTGGCGAGCGGCGCGGTTCGCAAGCGGTTCCGCACCCGCGGGATCGTCACTGGGGCCGAGTTCAGCCCGGACGGGACGGCCCTGGCCATCTGTAGTTACGACGCCCCTCTCGACCTCTGGGACTACCGCGGGCTCCGCACCGCCCGCCGCACCCCCGACCGCGCCTCGGTCCGCCGGGCGTGGGACGACTTGACCGCCGACGCCGCACGTGCGTTCGCCGCCATCCAAACCCTGGCCCGGGCTCCGGACGTGGCGCTCCCACTGCTCGGTGAACGCCTCCCGCCGGTCGCCCGTGCGATCGCGGCCCAGGTCCGCCAACTGGTGGCTGATCTCGACGCCAACGATTACCCAACGCGAACCCGTGCCGACGCCGCTTTGCGGGGCCTCGCCGACCATGCCGCGGCGCTCATCCGCGAGGAGTATGAGGTTGCCACTGCACCCGAAGTGCGGAGCCGGCTGGCCGCCATTCTGACCACCTCATCCCGGCGAACGCCATCCCAGCTTCGGGTGATCCGGGCGGTCGAAGCAATCGAGTGGATCGGGACGCCGGACGCCGCCCGGCTCCTCCGCGCGTGGGCAGACGGTGCCCCGGGTGCTCTGCTGACGACCGAAGCACAGGCCGCGCTTCGCCGCGTAAAGGCAGCGGTTAAGATGGCTGCGAACTGAGAGCCGCCCACGAAACTACGGCCAGGATGCCGCCATGTCGACTTCACACCCCGACCGCCGCGAATTCCTCCTGGCCGGCGCCGCCACACTTGCTACCGGCTATGCCGACCTGACTGCGACGCCGGTTCGCCCATCAGCGCCGATTCCCACCACGCCCGACCCGCCACTCCCGGCCGGCATGATCGCCCGATTCGCGTCGCCCCGGTTCCGCTGTCCCGAAATTCCGATTGCTCTCAAACTGAGCCCCCAAGGAAAGTATGTCCTGGCGTTCACTGAGACCACACTGTTCGTCTTTGAAACCGTGACCGGACGAATGACCGGCGAACTGGCGCGGCCGAAGGGGCTTCAGTTGTCGCCCGCGTTCTCAAACGAGCATACCGTGGTCTTTCCGGGCACTCTGTCCGATGGCCCGAATCTCGATTTGCTCCGTGTCGATTTGCGGTCCGCGGCCGTGCAACGAATCACAACGGCGATTCGCGTTTCGGAGACGTGGACGGCCGTCGTCAGTCCGGACGCGACCGCGGTCGCGGTGTTACTCGACGGCAAACTATCCCTTCACGAGCTACCGTCAGCCAAAGTAGTCTGGAGCGCGGTTGGTCTTACAGCCGACAACCCTCAGCCCTGCTTCTCGCCGAGCGGCCGCTTCCTCGCGGTCGCGAAAACGGATGCGAACAAGAATACGGAGGCCGTGGTCGTTCACGACGCCCGGTCAGGGGCAGTCGTGTTCTGGTTCGGCTGCTTCGTCTCGGAACTGGAATCCGTTTATCCACAGGTTCTCGAATTCACTCCGGACGGTATTGGGGTGACGTACAGAGGGTTTCGCAAGAAGACGGTCTGGGATCTGTGGACGGGCACCCCGCGCGATCTCGGTGTCAAACCTCATGTGGTCGCGTTCATAGGACTTGGTAAGTATGTTCGCCGTCCGACTGGGGAAGGAGCGGGATTATTTGAGGCGGTCGAAATGGGTTCCGCCGGCTCCGTCCGGACGTTCGAGACATCCCCCTCTGTCAACGGAGAGTTGGCTTGTCCCGTTGTAGCCAATGCCACCGTGGCGGTCGCGGCTCAAACGGGAGGCGGAATCACGGTTTGGGACACGGGCACCGGGAAAATATTACCCCAGTCTGCCAGTCCGCCCCGTGCGCTTATCTCGCCCCGCTTCAGTCCAACCGGGCAGTTATCGGCGCGCTGTTGGTGGTCCCATCAGATTACCAGCTATTGGAGTTGGAATCCGACCACCGGATCAGCGCGAGAACTCGGAGCATGGTCGCGGGCGTGGTTGTCTCCCGACGAACAGTATCTAGCCAAGATTGTCGGGTCGGGAAAGGGGGACGGGTATCGCGTTGACGTATTCGAGGCGCGGGACGGCAAGCGGGTCGCTAGTCTTCCCATCCCGAACGACAAAGGAACAGATGTCGGTTTCAGCGGAGACGGCGACCTATTCGGGGTCGCCGATGAGACCCACTTGTGGGTCCAGCGAATCGGCGACGGCAGGAAACGGATCGTAGATATACCACGAAACAAGGGGCAGAAGTATTTTACATGCGACGTAGAACTCTCTCACAACGGGCATGTCGCACTTGTCAGCCGAAAAATCCTTGATCATTTAAGCCGCTATGAGATCTGCGTCGTTGCCGTTCGGGCTGGTAAGGTTCTCCACCAGCTTACAGTTAAAGGGATGGATGTAGACGGATCTGTCTCGCCCGACGGTACTCGTTTTTCTCTCGTGATCACGCCCGAGGTGGTCTATGGTGAGGATGTTCCTCAAGCGCGGCTCAAAATTTATCGCGTATCGACCGACAGAGAGCCCGTCGCAATCGAGTACCCGAACGATATTCCCGTTGCACACGAATACTGGGGGCGGTTTCACCCATTCGCCGCTCGGTTCTCGCCGGACAACCGTGCTGTTGTAGCGGCTGGATCTCCCTATGAAGTCACTGTCAGAGAGGTAGCGGGTGG from Fimbriiglobus ruber includes the following:
- a CDS encoding WD40 repeat domain-containing protein, translated to MSTSHPDRREFLLAGAATLATGYADLTATPVRPSAPIPTTPDPPLPAGMIARFASPRFRCPEIPIALKLSPQGKYVLAFTETTLFVFETVTGRMTGELARPKGLQLSPAFSNEHTVVFPGTLSDGPNLDLLRVDLRSAAVQRITTAIRVSETWTAVVSPDATAVAVLLDGKLSLHELPSAKVVWSAVGLTADNPQPCFSPSGRFLAVAKTDANKNTEAVVVHDARSGAVVFWFGCFVSELESVYPQVLEFTPDGIGVTYRGFRKKTVWDLWTGTPRDLGVKPHVVAFIGLGKYVRRPTGEGAGLFEAVEMGSAGSVRTFETSPSVNGELACPVVANATVAVAAQTGGGITVWDTGTGKILPQSASPPRALISPRFSPTGQLSARCWWSHQITSYWSWNPTTGSARELGAWSRAWLSPDEQYLAKIVGSGKGDGYRVDVFEARDGKRVASLPIPNDKGTDVGFSGDGDLFGVADETHLWVQRIGDGRKRIVDIPRNKGQKYFTCDVELSHNGHVALVSRKILDHLSRYEICVVAVRAGKVLHQLTVKGMDVDGSVSPDGTRFSLVITPEVVYGEDVPQARLKIYRVSTDREPVAIEYPNDIPVAHEYWGRFHPFAARFSPDNRAVVAAGSPYEVTVREVAGGAERVKYRTRGIVTGAEFSPDGTAIAITTYDTPIALWDYRGLRATHPTPDRAAVRRAWDELASADAVHGFAAIQTMTRSPSLSLPLLREQLPPAVRISATRVRQLVADLDANDYPTRALADTALRGIADHAARLLQAEYDCATVPEVRRQLGAILSPPPWLVPRQLLVIRAVEAVEWIGTPDAVRLLRAWADGAPGALLTTEAQAALRRVQASPG